The sequence AGAATAATAGCCATTTGAGCTATTGAATAAATGTATTTATCGGTGGTGGCGAGGGTTTTTATAATAGTATGGATAAATACTGCAAATACCGCTGGGTACAGTGCAATTATTAGGGCAATAGCGATGGAGGATGGATAGATATGAGCTATCGCACATATTAATGTTGCCCACAACAGGATTGGAAGTGAATACCGCCCTTCTTTATAATTAATATTGGCAAGAGAAACACATAGAAAAAGTGTGGATAGTATTGTGAATGATAATAAAATAGTTTCAGCCATAATACTGTTTGATTTTTTTTACATAATCTGTATCATTGCCATATAATTTTATGCATTACATACATCACGATATCCATTTCATGATATGTCAACATATTTCAGATAATTTTTGTTTTATGAAAAGGTGACAGCTATGGGATTTACCTGTGGGATTATAGGATTGCCAAACGTAGGCAAGTCAACCATCTTCAATGCGCTGACAGGAGCACATGTTCCCATGGAAAATTATCCCTTTTGCACAATTGAACCCAATAAAGGTATAGTACCAGTTCCTGATCCACGACTGTATACCATAGCACACATATTAGAGAAACATGACCCTATACCAACAAGAATTGAGTTTATTGATGTTGCCGGCCTGGTGAAGGGTGCTTCCAAAGGGGAGGGGCTTGGCAATATGTTTTTAAGCCATATACGCTCGGTAGATGCAATAGTGCATGTGGTAAGGTGTTTTGGAAGCAGTGATGTAGTGCATGTTGAAGGAGAAATACATCCGTTGCGTGATATTGAAATTATTAATACTGAACTTTTGCTTGCTGATATGGAAGTATTATTGAGAGCAAAAGAAAAGATAGAAAAAAAGGCAAAATCCGGCGATAAAGAGAATGCCCACAAGCTGGAGATAATCAACACATTATTCAATTATATCAATCAGGGCACTATGTTACACAAAGTTTCTTTAGATTCAGAAGCGGCGCTGTTATGTAATGAATATGGTCTTATAACTGCAAAGCCCATGATAATTTGTGCGAATGTAGATGAACAGGTTACTATAAATCAATATTATACAACATTAAAAGAATATGCAGAAAAGAATGGATTGGGTATTGTTGCAATAAGCGCAAAAATTGAAGAAGAAATAGCTGAATTGCCTCAAGAAGAACAGCGTGAGTACAGGGAAGCGATGGGTGTGGACACATCAGCTCTGGAACGACTAATAATTACAGCATATTCCATGCTTGACCTTATCACATACTATACTATCACAACTCAGTTACAGGCATGGACTATTAAGCGTGGAACAACCGCCCAAAAAGCAAGTGGCATTATTCACAGTGATTTTGAAAAAGGGTTTATCAGGGCGGAAGTTTTTCATTATAACGACCTCCTACAGCATAAGTCTTTACATGCCATAAAAGAACATGGATTGCTTAAAAGTGAAGGGCGTGATTATATAGTTAAAGATGGTGATATCATTCACTTTTTATTCAGTGTGTAAATAATGGATACCTTCAAAACCTATACCACTATCTTTGGGTTAACTCCACATTTTACCATAGAAGAACTTACCCAGGCTTATAGAACATTGGCTATGCTCTATCATCCTGATATAAGCAATGATTGTGATGCATTACAAAAAATGCAGCTTATTAATGCTGCATATGACTATCTCAAACAGTATGCTGTGGCTCATATTAAAAAGGATGATATAATACGTAGCAGAACAAAAGATAGAATATATGATATATATAAAGAGGCATTTGATATTCTTCAACATGCTTTTTATTACTATTACACTGAAGGGTCAGGTTTTACAGGCAATAAGGAATACCTTACAACTAAATTGCAAGAGGCAAAATCATTATTTTCCAAAATTATAAAGGACTATCCTTATAACGAATGGGTGGATGATGCTATTGACAAAATTAACAGCATTAACAAATGGTTGTAGTAAACATCTGAGTCAGCTTCTAACAGCTTATTTTATATACAAATGTTGCAAATTATCTGTGTATTAATAATTGCTATAGCGTTTTAATGATAAAATGATCTAATGGATGACGTGTGGAATGTCCTTTTTCATTGGGATATCCTAACGCGATAACTGCCATTAGTTCATAATCACTGGAGACAGCTAACAATTCATTTACCTTCTGTTTTTTATTGAGTATTTCTCCAAGCCACACTGCCCCTAGTCCTTTGTCATGAGCAGCAAGCAGCATGTTCTGAATACATGCACCAATGCCCATAATGTCTTTATCGCGATTATATCCTGAGGGGATGTGGTAAAATACGCATATACAAGCCTGAGATTCTTTAATTATACGCGAGTATGAGGTGCAATGCGAAAGCTTTTCTTTTATATCGTTTGACTGTACAATAACAAAGCGCCATGGTTGATTATTAAGACCTGATGGTGCCCATATTCCTGCATCGATGATAGCAGTAAGTATATCGTTGGGTATGAGATCAGAGGTATAATGGCGTATTGACCTCCGAGTTTTTATGGCTTCAAATACTTCCATACTACTACT is a genomic window of Spirochaetota bacterium containing:
- a CDS encoding DnaJ domain-containing protein, translated to MDTFKTYTTIFGLTPHFTIEELTQAYRTLAMLYHPDISNDCDALQKMQLINAAYDYLKQYAVAHIKKDDIIRSRTKDRIYDIYKEAFDILQHAFYYYYTEGSGFTGNKEYLTTKLQEAKSLFSKIIKDYPYNEWVDDAIDKINSINKWL
- a CDS encoding nitroreductase family protein, which encodes MEVFEAIKTRRSIRHYTSDLIPNDILTAIIDAGIWAPSGLNNQPWRFVIVQSNDIKEKLSHCTSYSRIIKESQACICVFYHIPSGYNRDKDIMGIGACIQNMLLAAHDKGLGAVWLGEILNKKQKVNELLAVSSDYELMAVIALGYPNEKGHSTRHPLDHFIIKTL
- the ychF gene encoding redox-regulated ATPase YchF, which encodes MGFTCGIIGLPNVGKSTIFNALTGAHVPMENYPFCTIEPNKGIVPVPDPRLYTIAHILEKHDPIPTRIEFIDVAGLVKGASKGEGLGNMFLSHIRSVDAIVHVVRCFGSSDVVHVEGEIHPLRDIEIINTELLLADMEVLLRAKEKIEKKAKSGDKENAHKLEIINTLFNYINQGTMLHKVSLDSEAALLCNEYGLITAKPMIICANVDEQVTINQYYTTLKEYAEKNGLGIVAISAKIEEEIAELPQEEQREYREAMGVDTSALERLIITAYSMLDLITYYTITTQLQAWTIKRGTTAQKASGIIHSDFEKGFIRAEVFHYNDLLQHKSLHAIKEHGLLKSEGRDYIVKDGDIIHFLFSV